GTTTGTTGTAGTAGTTTCTGAATTGAGTGGCcttcattttcaataaaattcaattgaaaaattaaaaaaaaaaaattataatatgtaaAGTAAACTAGTAGGGAAAAAGTGTACGAAGTAAATTACAATACCGACTTCAATGCGAAAGGCAGATGCTGTTGTAGACAGGAAACTTGTAACTTAATTCTtgactcgaagaaaaataccaATGTTCTTCGATTGAAagttgatataatttttattcttcataaAATTTAACAGCCTGCACAGCATATTCTACTTATAATGTGAAAAGCTGACCATTGGTGccatattattcataattatttgGAACCCCTGTCTGAAGAATAGTGTTTATGTAGTAAAATTGAACTGAGAAATATAAGCTGtatagttttcaaaaatttgttccGGGGAAGTTAAAAAAGGACTGAAAAGAAACAGCGACGACAAACGACCAAGCATGAATATAGAAATCAGCAggaaatggaataaattttttttcacgatttgaAAACATCCGCTGACAAGAATAATCTATTGATCTTACATAATAACTGACCTACCCAACCACCGTGAGGTAATTAATGCGTgcatcgaaatatttcagcTGATTGCatgggatttgaaaatttcattttttagaaaaaaattatatataggtacgtataaatGAATCTTTTGTATTTGAAGGGAATTCATTTCTCTCCCCCGCACACCGCTTATTTttaagttgaaatttttttgcacgagCTTAACCGTCGCTGTCGCAGCGTTAAACTATATATATGGTAACGAAGtgaataattatgtaataaaattaGTACTATATTTAAATGAATATGTGGTGGTAGCCTGTGCTGaaaattctatatttttattcgaataattacgaATTGTACTAAAAGTTTGATTATTCCTCCCGCAGGATCAGGAGTTATTAAACACACAGggtagaaaattcaattagaaaaatatataagagcAACAAAAATTAgcttatgaataaaataataacgtagTTGTAGCACGTATAACGTACtgattttgtttcaaaaataaaattaatcgccgAGTGAAatataagaatttttttttgcattggGCACCACTACAATATACttaggtacatatatagatattaataatatgtGGAGAAGTGTCTCATTGTATTTCTATATCATAGATTATATAATGTTACGACTTAGGATTGTCATTTCATGGTCATCGcgcaaattaattaaataaatatttcacaagTGCAGGtcatttaattttgaaaatttttaatgtttttttttcactaaatATGTTCGCCTCTTAATTCTTATTGTAAACCAAAGacaatataatattttctattttacgtCGTTGTGATATGGCctaatataggtatgtgcTTGATGTGACTTTTTTATCGCACTTCATATGCGGCTATCATtcgtattttcttcatttaaatgctaaattttcaacttgaGATTGTCatgcatttttcaaaaatcaatattcGACTCTGAGTCATTATACATACAGAGTATGTGTTGCGTTATCCAGAAAATCAACCACCACCTCGTTATATTGtgtgataaaaaaacagatgaaaaaaaatatatatttaatacgtAATCGATGCATGATATAAAGggtgttttaaaaattgtcGGTGCTAACCGTGATGGATTACTCGTATTAtcataaaattgtttttgtgcgaataattttaatatattttcaaaaattgaataacaaaatgtgtaattgaatcgaaacgtaagaaaaactttcaaattgtttgtataattttttgtatgATAACTCTTTGTATTCAGCGAAAAACCATGTGTTTGCAAAAGGTCTTTTTAGCATACATGCGTTTattattacgaaaaaaaaatttgatatattCTACGAGTACGATACTTCCCTCGAGTAGCGccagaatttcgaaaacatTCGGTATACAAAACAagagataattaataattttcgaccaaaatgTTATTGTGCGCTAAAATGAAGGGCGCAAGTTCTACTAAAAAATACGGCATATAcctttgaatataaataacgtattgatgtatacatacagtGCGTAGAGACATTGCTATCTACATAGACACTCAATGCACCTCTTATCCTGTTGGACCAGCGATCAACTTTGCAATAGTCTGCGTACCGATTTGACGAGCGTCATTGTTGTAATTTCATCAGCTGTGAAAAAGTGTacaattattacaaataaCACGTGAGCATATGAAAAACTGTATATCAACTATGTGTATATTACTAtgctatataaaatataaaaattgtgtttttctttcatttgtaTCATGTAGACGCGTTtcataataaatttaaatattatctACCAAATGGAATCAATGTATATTCATTGTTCTCTATGTCACTACTGATAGTGAGCCTATTATGTCACGAATATTTGCAGTGATTCAAGTTTTTCAGTATTAGTATGCCGTACGAACCATTAGATAGTTgcacaaagaaaaaaccagTGATGCAAAGTATATTTCGACTCTTGTAtcaactgaattttttttttcattcgcataaATCCAGGAAAGTGGAACTCGGCATATTCTAGTTATAGTGTCCACAATTGAATTCTACAATCGAATCCAATCACACGCAGTAAAATTCGGCACGATAATTGAGAATACCATGTATATTTCAAAACATCTGCACCCCAgcatgatataaaataatgataacaataatgacagTAATGATTAACGGTGTGTTTTTACAGAAATGTATATTCTCACTTTTCATAATGCACAACCAATACACCCATATTGTGTACAGTATGTATACAGAGATgcacaataataaaaatgtttcaTACATACAGTATGTATTGTAGGTGTACTATCAACACCCTGCAAATTCCAGCAACTGATGACTGGCCATTGCTGAAATTCATTTTGAATAACATTTGTTGTAAGCTCATGAATTGATTCGTAAAAATCCTACTCAAAATACTTGCAGCAATATAATTCACGGTATACAACATTAAACTGCGCCTCAATAGACAGTGATaacaatacaaaaataataagtaaGTCAGGTAAGGATCATTGGCATTGACGATATTCAAActtcataattttcttcaacgaaaagaaaataaaaaacatagAAGCCAGCTCAAACCATACGGAAGGACATTAAGATAACTGAGAAATTAACATATgtagatataaatattatataattttcagACATTTCTTAAATGTCCTGCCAGTTATGAAACCGCAGTACACCGTAAAGCGATGCTTCTCCCGGAAGATCATCCGTAAGACTAATTAATAGAACCATTACTAACATTATTAAGTAAATTACCGATATACGAGTATACCAACTCAACGTTGGTAATAGAACAACATATACTGATAATGGGTAATATATGATACACATATAGCAGTAATCCAGCATCTCACACATGTTACTCATTGTTtacgaaaagtttttcgaatattgtGCAAGATTTAAATTCTGTTAACATATCTTACATGAAAGACATTACTTGTACCTAATTTGCGCaaaaatgcattttttttaatatcatttCAAGTAGCtgatatttttatgaataatacTGACAGATAATTTTTCAGTCAAGAGGCAAAGATAGAGCTGTTTACGCAATGCTGAGGATATGACTATTGCGATTATATAGTATACGAATCATTTTTGGATCGCTTTTATTTTGCGCGAAGCTATCATGTCATAATTATTCATGGTATTCTTCAAAAGTCTGGTGACATAGGTACACACTGTTATCAAATGTACAAGACGTGTtgttcaaagaaaaaacaccaaCAGATAACTAACCTTCTGCAAGAAATGTGGTGGCCAGTGTAATGACTGACCAAATCTTGAGAACTGTCCATAGCCCAGTAAAAAATACTCCATCTGAGCAAAGATATTTAGTGCAGTGAGACTAAACTTCTTTCAAAATCTTATCAAAATGAAGACAAGACTGATGCTAGTtggaaatcgaaaataaatattatccaCACAGAATAGGTCCAGTGCAATAAAACCAATGAAATTACATAATGATTAGTACCTAATACTGAAAATGAGCAGCATCTGATattagcaaaaaaatatttacaaatctCCAAACTGTCCAATATACACAGATTAGGTGAAGATAGTTCATAACTATGTtcacaattaaaaaattcctaataaaaaaaattcagaaacaaaCCAGCTGTACTGCTTTGGcgaatgaaagtaaaataataattcacaaaTTATTTGTCAGTTATCAATGCTAAATGTAGAATTATATACTGAGTATGGAGCCGTGACTCGGCCGACCATTTTTCTTAGACTTGTTGCTCATGCCTTGGCAATCGCCGGCGATGCTAAGATTGAGCTGCGTCGTAGAATTGTCGTCATCCGAATCTACAGGGCTGATTCGGATAGCCTGATACCATTGATTAGTTAGATCCGTCATTTGAGATTTACAGTCTTTCAGTTCTTGCTGAGTAAATCGTCGCGTAAAGAATGGAATAAAGAATTTTAAATCCCACCGAGCAAAACCACGAATTCGTGATTGCAGGAAGGAGACCTCCATTTCCTCCTCTGTGAGCTCCGACAAATGTTCTGAGTCTATAGTTTGaccctggaaaaaaaaagatctatCAATGAATAGTAATAGAATGTGACAGCATCTTGAAAAAGTtcacaaaaataatcaataactTTCAGCTATTCAATATCAAACAACAGATCATTCATGATTATCATAATaaagtatataaaaaattcttaccCATTCCCTAGTTTTACTAAGCGAAATTTCTTTATCTCTTCTCTTTCGCCTACTACTGTTTGCACGTggctttttttctgctctaaGAAACTTTAAAAGCGGCATTGTGGAGCCACCGAATATCAGAGTAGTGAACAGAACGATTATCAGTGTAGTAGTAATGATAACATGCCTCGTTTCATCGCTGAAGTCTAAATGTAACGATAAGGCGTAGGAAATTGCACCTCGGAGGCCACTAAACCACATTATAAACATcattttctttgttatttGATGCTCTCTGAATCGGTTGACCAGAAGAGCGAGTGGGAAAATATTCGCAGCTCGGCCAATTAGGCATAAAATTAGAGACCAGACTACCAGTGCTGGTTCAGCCTGGAAATAACACAAACAGAACATCATTAGAATCCAACGACTAGTAGTCAGTCTAATACACGtttgtacatttattttacattcgaATAAAACATACCCGATGCCTGAAGCTGAACAGAGCCAAACCCAAATATGCAAAGACACAGGTTTCGGCAATAAAGGCCAGAGTCCTCATCGTTTGTTGCATAGTTATCTGTGTCACAGTTGACAAATTAAAGTGAGTATAGTGGGACATAACAATACCATTGAATAAGATGGCCATGATTCCTGGAAGAGAACAAGTTGCACACATAATTTACTATGGTGCAAAAATCACAGTATCCCAATGTAGCACAGTGTTTTTGTCAGACTTACCTGAGAGATGTATACCCTCGGCTAGAACATAGGGTGCATAGGTAAAGACTAACATAAGTCCAAACTCAAGAGAAGGATTCTTTCGCAAATCAACATGCTTCAAGAGCAGAGCACTAATCAGTGCAAAGACTACTCCTATGCCAGCAGAGGCAAAGAACATCAAACAAAATCTGTTGATTCCAAGTATGATGGCTTCACTGGTTGTTGCTGCATTGTTTGACTCGAGTACAGAGGTAGTCAAAACAATGGAGATCGCATCATTTAGAATGGATTCACCAAATACTAACATGTTTAATACTGGATCAACGTCGAGGGCATGAAAGATGGCAACAGTGGCAACTGGATCAACGGCAGATATCAGAGAACCAAAAGCAAAGCTTTCAACAAAGCTAAGCTTATATGCAACATCGGCTAGGCCCAGGAGGTAAATGCCGGCACCGATAACAAATGCCGATATAGCCGTACCAAAAATGGCAAACACTAAAATGCTACCAATGTTTTGGAAGAAGTTTCCCTTGTGCAAGTTATAACCAGATTCAAATATTATCGGAGGTAATAGAACAAGGAAAAAAGCAGTAGGAGAAAAAGCTTCCTCCTTGCGCCAGTTGGCTATATTCTGATGCGACATGAGATTTATTATCATCCCAATCGCGGCGCCAAGAAAAACAATGACCACAGACTCCGGCAAGTAACGGAAATTAGTCTGTAGCATCAGATGAATCAGCAAAATTCCAAGAGCCAGGACACaaagtacaaaaaatatcGACATCGAACTGTTATGCTCTTCCTCTGCTGATCCTTTGTCTGGTAGCACAGGTTCAGCTGGTGTAACAGTTGTTGTACTGGCGTTTGTTGCATTTGTTGTGTCCAAAGTTTGCATTACTGTCGTGCCATCTGAAGTTGTATTTGTCAGCAGTTTGTCTATTGTTACACCGTGTGTAGACAATGACGTGACAGAGTTATCAGTTGCGACAAATGCTTGTTGATTATCTAGAATTTTAGCGGTGGTAGAAGAAACTCCCAGAGGTGTTGATTTCATGGTGGTCGTTGGGGGTTTTGTAGCACCGCTAGTTCGGCGATTTCTAACCGAATCAATTTCGACATTCTTCTCATGTGTCTCATTTTGTTCCTGCTGTTCTGCAATCCCAGGCTTGGAAGTACCTTCTATTAtccgaatatttttatcgccaGAGTGCAAAATCAGTGAAGGAGCTTGTGTGCTTACTGTGAGTTGCTGTTCTGTTGCATGTTGAAGGTTAAGTGCCACGTCCTCCGATGTTGCAACATGAGATCCAAAGATGAGTagcaataaaataaacaaagtgTAGCCTTTGTGCTGCAATATACTATACTGGACGTTACCACACATTATTCAATCATTTCAAATTATCCAACGTGGTGGAAGAAACACAATACTCAGCAATGCAGAAGTGAAGACGGACACTCACTGACAGTTGACGTAACCAGCTGACACTATGACGTAATCGACACCTCGTGCAGACCTCGTGATTGCGGCCGCCTGGTAGCCGAACAACtatgtattcaaatttatgaattttatgTTTATACTTACTCAAATTCTGCCacgaagaaataagaaaacttctgttcttgaaaaaaatccaactttAATGGCCCAGATTCATAATTCACAACGCGCTCAAGGTTTTGCATGCGCGGCAACGGCAATTACACAAATCTCGAATcacgatttttgaattttctcttgaACTGAGGATTTGTATAATAGGCGCGAACGTGTCACTATTCAATGATGACTGCTGTAGATCGACAATTTGTGACAATCATTCAATTTCAGGCGACCAACttacgataaaaaatcaattaactCAATCGAGTTAGATGGGGGGTTACTAAATCAGGGACGTTAAATCCTTTGAATCCGCTGATCGTGGAcagtatttttaaaacaataatGACTAACTGTCCTTAcaacatttaaaaaaaacgagtgtcaaaaattaaaaaatatacgtcGAACGTAGGTCCCACCGAGATTTGAACTCGGATCGCTGGATTCAAAGTCCAGAGTGCTAACCATTACACCATGGGACCCGATGAACGATTGCTCATTATACACCTTCAATAAAGAAATCTCATTCGTACTCACATTTACGAACATAGGTTCACACTTTCAATTTACAATCGTTATTAGAGTAGTTTTGCCACTTTCAAATGCGTATAAAAGCTCTGCAGAGCAGAGCAGAGCAGAGCAAGGCAACATGTATGATCATATGAACATGTTAATAGCTGCTCAAGAGCAAACCATTGGAACTCAGGAAGGAAGCGGTTCAGAAGCGGTCGCAAATGCTCATTAAATAGTCATTGTTAATCGAGTACGGATGGTACTTTGCAGTGACCAAGGTTTCATCCTGTTGCTCCATCATTTTTATGGAGGGCTTAATTTGTGTAGACAGTTGCAAAGCAATAATGTTCTTCATCGCGTTCCTCCTTCCGGAGATTGAGACGGATTGAACCAGAGAATAGGAATGACTCTGTTATCAAAACAGCTAATGACATTGAAATCTTATTTCTTCTTGTGACATTTCGCTCCACGCCCTTATtcgagtttaaaaaaaaatatattttatactctTTACCTGacgaaaaaatcttcaaaatttcagtgatttcattaaaatttgGATTTGACCGTTTCCGCTTTGCTTAGCAAATGGCGACCATCATGGTGTAAGATAGACCTCGTTTTCGTGTACCAACAAAAATATGTTTGTGTTTTTCGCAAAACCCGTGTAGTGAGTGGCTCGTGTTCAAAAGACGAACACATTGGATACGGATGGAGAACGCATAAGGTGAATATACCGAAACCCTCGTACTAATCGCTCTGATAACAGCCGATTGATCAACATGCGCCTAAGGGGGTCCGGCAGTAGTCAGCGC
The sequence above is a segment of the Athalia rosae chromosome 5, iyAthRosa1.1, whole genome shotgun sequence genome. Coding sequences within it:
- the LOC105685887 gene encoding sodium/hydrogen exchanger 8; the encoded protein is MCGNVQYSILQHKGYTLFILLLLIFGSHVATSEDVALNLQHATEQQLTVSTQAPSLILHSGDKNIRIIEGTSKPGIAEQQEQNETHEKNVEIDSVRNRRTSGATKPPTTTMKSTPLGVSSTTAKILDNQQAFVATDNSVTSLSTHGVTIDKLLTNTTSDGTTVMQTLDTTNATNASTTTVTPAEPVLPDKGSAEEEHNSSMSIFFVLCVLALGILLIHLMLQTNFRYLPESVVIVFLGAAIGMIINLMSHQNIANWRKEEAFSPTAFFLVLLPPIIFESGYNLHKGNFFQNIGSILVFAIFGTAISAFVIGAGIYLLGLADVAYKLSFVESFAFGSLISAVDPVATVAIFHALDVDPVLNMLVFGESILNDAISIVLTTSVLESNNAATTSEAIILGINRFCLMFFASAGIGVVFALISALLLKHVDLRKNPSLEFGLMLVFTYAPYVLAEGIHLSGIMAILFNGIVMSHYTHFNLSTVTQITMQQTMRTLAFIAETCVFAYLGLALFSFRHRAEPALVVWSLILCLIGRAANIFPLALLVNRFREHQITKKMMFIMWFSGLRGAISYALSLHLDFSDETRHVIITTTLIIVLFTTLIFGGSTMPLLKFLRAEKKPRANSSRRKRRDKEISLSKTREWGQTIDSEHLSELTEEEMEVSFLQSRIRGFARWDLKFFIPFFTRRFTQQELKDCKSQMTDLTNQWYQAIRISPVDSDDDNSTTQLNLSIAGDCQGMSNKSKKNGRPSHGSILSI